In Metopolophium dirhodum isolate CAU chromosome 7, ASM1992520v1, whole genome shotgun sequence, one genomic interval encodes:
- the LOC132949046 gene encoding cytochrome P450 4C1-like, with product MWLPIFTTLLAVLAIASIVLSIKGRNRRMLANRIPGPEGSFIVGMLPLAIQGAEQKIKSAQDLYRIYEKSMFKAWLFNKLYIILTRPEDIEFILASPKFLRKSKEYMVLQQSIMGQGIFTIEDINKWKINRKLVTKGFSFKLLKEFIPIFYEEALVLAEILGDNSDSTSKECDISVPVSMATMEMIGKTALGVTFNAQKGGCNRFVENLLTAMHAWEYRITHPWYLSSTLFQFSSIKQKHDRSQKIINEFTDEIIKTKIVELNNSGSENGVNADDDDIGQNTKTLTKIFLENSHENMTLEQIRDELVTVMIGGQETTAMANACVVFMLAHHQDVQDKVFKEQESIFSIGDRNRPVTYNDLLQMEYLERVIKETLRLFPPLPVFGRDLNEDTTIGDYLCPAGSTLIICPLFLHSSPQHYGSTARGPDAFDPDNFLPEACHGRHPYAYIPFSSGPRNCIGIKYAMLQMKTVASTLIRHHRFLPSDRCPTPDRLRLMFLTTLKLADGCYVKVEPRGPE from the exons ATGTGGCTTCCGATTTTCACGACGCTCTTGGCCGTTTTAGCGATTGCTTCAATAGTATTAAGCATTAAAGGCAGAAACAGGAGAATGTTAGCTAACCGAATACCAGGCCCAGAAGGATCATTTATAGTAGGCATGTTACCGTTGGCCATACAAGGAGCtgaacaaaaaatcaaaagcgCACAAGACTTATACCGAAT ATACgaaaaatcaatgtttaaagCTTGgttgttcaataaattatacattattcttACTCGGCCCGAAGATATTGAATTTATTCTTGCCAGTCCTAAATTTCTAAGAAAATCTAAGGAGTATATGGTTTTGCAACAATCCATCATGGGACAAGGGATATTTACGATCGAAGACATaaataaatggaaaattaaCAG AAAATTGGTGACTAAAGGTTtcagttttaaacttttaaaagaaTTTATACCGATATTTTACGAAGAAGCACTAGTTCTTGCCGAAATACTCGGGGACAATAGCGACTCGACATCAAAAGAATGTGACATCAGCGTTCCTGTCAGTATGGCTACGATGGAAATGATCGGGAAAACCGCTTTGGGGGTCACGTTTAACGCTCAAAAGGGCGGCTGTAATCGATTTGTCGAAAATTTACTAACAGCGATGcac gctTGGGAATATAGGATTACCCATCCGTGGTACTTGAGCAGTACGCTATTCCAGTTTTCGTCGATTAAACAAAAACACGATCGTAGTCAAAAAATCATCAACGAGTTCACCGACGAAATAATCAAAACGAAAATCGTCGAGTTAAACAATTCAGGAAGCGAGAACGGTGTGAATGCAGACGACGACGACATTGGACAAAATACGAAAACGCTCACAAAAATTTTCCTAGAAAACTCCCATGAAAATATGACTCTTGAGCAGATACGAGACGAACTTGTAACAGTCATGATTG GAGGACAAGAAACAACTGCTATGGCGAATGCTTGTGTTGTTTTCATGTTGGCTCATCATCAAGACGTACAAGacaag GTGTTCAAGGAGCAGGAATCAATATTTTCGATCGGAGATCGTAACAGACCGGTCACATACAACGATTTGCTTCAGATGGAGTACCTGGAACGGGTGATCAAAGAAACGCTTCGACTTTTCCCTCCACTTCCAGTGTTTGGTAGAGATCTAAATGAAGACACGACAATCGGAGATTACCTATGCCCCGCTG GTTCCACGCTGATCATCTGCCCGTTGTTCCTGCATTCGAGTCCGCAGCACTACGGCAGCACAGCTCGCGGACCGGATGCGTTCGATCCGGACAACTTCTTGCCGGAAGCCTGTCACGGGCGGCATCCGTATGCGTACATCCCGTTCAGCTCCGGACCCCGGAATTGCATCGGTATCAAGTACGCGATGCTCCAGATGAAGACGGTCGCATCCACGCTGATCCGCCACCACAGGTTCCTGCCGTCTGACAGGTGCCCAACGCCGGACCGACTGCGTCTCATGTTCTTGACGACGCTCAAGCTGGCCGACGGCTGTTATGTCAAAGTTGAGCCGCGGGGACCGGAGTGA
- the LOC132948943 gene encoding acyl-CoA Delta-9 desaturase-like isoform X1: protein MGNISAPVYLCFNTPYSVLDSNIQRLIYTLLTTAQELLFGKKLFFDWQLGDNWALKSMDILDKDLMAAENDRKEGGSPGTKDQPEYVYRRQIVWFNTIGFLVLHLGAVYGMYLFLTSSMVLTMLWTMLVAGASAFSVTMGAHRLYTHRTFKCNDWVKALLVLGQTVAGQNCLYVWIRDHRQHHKYSDTVADPHNASRGFFFSHIGWLMVRKHPEVIEKGKKIDMTDIEMDPYAMFQKKYYKVLFTILAMLMPMVVPFVFWRETLWNGFFVCFLFRLMTVLNLTWLVNSAAHLYGNKPFTNDIMPAENVYVSMFGLGEGWHNYHHSFPWDYRAAEFGQYFNLTTMLIDFFEEMGWVWDKKYATPAMVRSRVAKRGDGTHCKYARPQLKDGGGDPPEAVADDETYEELFWLEERSTKTAERVVEAQKG, encoded by the exons ATGGGGAACATTAGCGCTCCTGTATATTTATGTTTCAACACGCCATATTCTGTACTTGATTCAAACATTcag AGGCTGATTTACACATTGCTGACCACCGCGCAAGAGCTTCTGTTCGGCAAGAAATTGTTTTTTGACTGGCAGCTCGGCGACAACTGGGCGCTGAAGAGCATGGATATTTTGGACAAAGACTTGATGGCGGCCGAAAATGATCGTAAAGAAGGCGGTAGCCCGGGAACGAAGGATCAGCCGGAGTACGTGTACCGCCGGCAGATCGTCTGGTTCAACACCATCGGGTTCCTCGTGCTCCACTTGGGCGCCGTGTACGGCATGTACTTGTTCTTGACATCTTCGATGGTACTCACTATGCTGTGGA CAATGCTGGTAGCTGGCGCAAGTGCGTTTTCCGTCACCATGGGCGCTCACAGATTATACACGCACAGGACTTTCAAATGTAACGATTGGGTAAAAGCCCTGCTGGTGTTGGGGCAGACGGTCGCAGGACAG AACTGCTTGTACGTTTGGATCAGAGACCATCGGCAGCATCACAAGTACAGCGACACGGTGGCCGACCCGCACAACGCGTCACGGGGATTCTTCTTCTCGCACATCGGGTGGTTGATGGTGCGCAAACATCCGGAAGTCATTGAAAAGGGCAAGAAGATCGACATGACTGACATCGAAATGGATCCGTACGCCATGTTTCAAAAAAA ATATTACAAAGTACTGTTCACGATCTTGGCCATGCTGATGCCGATGGTCGTACCATTCGTCTTCTGGCGGGAAACCCTGTGGAATGGCTTCTTCGTGTGCTTCCTGTTTCGGCTGATGACAGTCCTGAACTTGACCTGGCTGGTCAACAGTGCTGCGCATCTGTACGGCAACAAACCATTTACCAA CGACATAATGCCCGCGGAGAACGTTTACGTGTCCATGTTCGGGCTGGGCGAGGGCTGGCACAACTATCACCACTCGTTCCCGTGGGACTATCGGGCCGCCGAGTTCGGGCAGTACTTCAACTTGACGACGATGCTGATCGACTTTTTCGAAGAGATGGGCTGGGTGTGGGACAAGAAGTACGCGACGCCGGCCATGGTCCGGAGCCGAGTGGCCAAGCGTGGGGACGGCACGCACTGCAAATACGCCCGGCCGCAGTTGaaggacggcggcggcgatccCCCGGAGGCGGTGGCGGACGACGAGACTTACGAGGAGTTGTTCTGGCTGGAGGAACGGTCGACGAAGACCGCCGAGCGCGTGGTCGAGGCTCAGAAGGGCTAA
- the LOC132948943 gene encoding acyl-CoA Delta-9 desaturase-like isoform X2, which yields MRYRLIYTLLTTAQELLFGKKLFFDWQLGDNWALKSMDILDKDLMAAENDRKEGGSPGTKDQPEYVYRRQIVWFNTIGFLVLHLGAVYGMYLFLTSSMVLTMLWTMLVAGASAFSVTMGAHRLYTHRTFKCNDWVKALLVLGQTVAGQNCLYVWIRDHRQHHKYSDTVADPHNASRGFFFSHIGWLMVRKHPEVIEKGKKIDMTDIEMDPYAMFQKKYYKVLFTILAMLMPMVVPFVFWRETLWNGFFVCFLFRLMTVLNLTWLVNSAAHLYGNKPFTNDIMPAENVYVSMFGLGEGWHNYHHSFPWDYRAAEFGQYFNLTTMLIDFFEEMGWVWDKKYATPAMVRSRVAKRGDGTHCKYARPQLKDGGGDPPEAVADDETYEELFWLEERSTKTAERVVEAQKG from the exons ATGAGATAC AGGCTGATTTACACATTGCTGACCACCGCGCAAGAGCTTCTGTTCGGCAAGAAATTGTTTTTTGACTGGCAGCTCGGCGACAACTGGGCGCTGAAGAGCATGGATATTTTGGACAAAGACTTGATGGCGGCCGAAAATGATCGTAAAGAAGGCGGTAGCCCGGGAACGAAGGATCAGCCGGAGTACGTGTACCGCCGGCAGATCGTCTGGTTCAACACCATCGGGTTCCTCGTGCTCCACTTGGGCGCCGTGTACGGCATGTACTTGTTCTTGACATCTTCGATGGTACTCACTATGCTGTGGA CAATGCTGGTAGCTGGCGCAAGTGCGTTTTCCGTCACCATGGGCGCTCACAGATTATACACGCACAGGACTTTCAAATGTAACGATTGGGTAAAAGCCCTGCTGGTGTTGGGGCAGACGGTCGCAGGACAG AACTGCTTGTACGTTTGGATCAGAGACCATCGGCAGCATCACAAGTACAGCGACACGGTGGCCGACCCGCACAACGCGTCACGGGGATTCTTCTTCTCGCACATCGGGTGGTTGATGGTGCGCAAACATCCGGAAGTCATTGAAAAGGGCAAGAAGATCGACATGACTGACATCGAAATGGATCCGTACGCCATGTTTCAAAAAAA ATATTACAAAGTACTGTTCACGATCTTGGCCATGCTGATGCCGATGGTCGTACCATTCGTCTTCTGGCGGGAAACCCTGTGGAATGGCTTCTTCGTGTGCTTCCTGTTTCGGCTGATGACAGTCCTGAACTTGACCTGGCTGGTCAACAGTGCTGCGCATCTGTACGGCAACAAACCATTTACCAA CGACATAATGCCCGCGGAGAACGTTTACGTGTCCATGTTCGGGCTGGGCGAGGGCTGGCACAACTATCACCACTCGTTCCCGTGGGACTATCGGGCCGCCGAGTTCGGGCAGTACTTCAACTTGACGACGATGCTGATCGACTTTTTCGAAGAGATGGGCTGGGTGTGGGACAAGAAGTACGCGACGCCGGCCATGGTCCGGAGCCGAGTGGCCAAGCGTGGGGACGGCACGCACTGCAAATACGCCCGGCCGCAGTTGaaggacggcggcggcgatccCCCGGAGGCGGTGGCGGACGACGAGACTTACGAGGAGTTGTTCTGGCTGGAGGAACGGTCGACGAAGACCGCCGAGCGCGTGGTCGAGGCTCAGAAGGGCTAA